In one Corallococcus sp. EGB genomic region, the following are encoded:
- a CDS encoding DMT family transporter has translation MSSHRKPADGFALATMVVLCATWGMQQVAVKLAAPHIPNLMQMALRSGLAALLVGLMCWVRGERGLLRRGPWRPGLLVGVLFASEFLFVGEGLRHTHASHMGVFLYTAPVFSALGLHWFVPSERLKRTQWLGIGVAFAGIALAFGGGLLRGGFSPEILRGDAMGLLAGLSWGATTVVIRVSALSDAPPTQTLLYQLVGGVALLLPVALLTGQAGPITMAPVAWASILFQGVIVCFASYLAWFWLLRRYLASNLSVFSFMTPLFGVSAGIYVLNEQADLSFAVGAVLVLTGILIVSGAGLLRSASALKPGET, from the coding sequence ATGAGCTCTCACCGGAAACCCGCGGATGGCTTCGCGCTCGCGACCATGGTCGTGCTGTGCGCCACCTGGGGCATGCAGCAGGTGGCCGTGAAACTGGCCGCCCCCCACATCCCGAACCTGATGCAGATGGCGCTGCGCTCGGGGCTGGCCGCGCTGCTCGTGGGGCTGATGTGCTGGGTGCGTGGTGAGCGGGGGCTCCTGCGTCGTGGCCCCTGGCGCCCCGGGCTGCTCGTGGGCGTGCTCTTCGCCTCGGAGTTCCTCTTCGTGGGCGAGGGTCTGCGCCACACGCACGCCTCGCACATGGGCGTCTTCCTCTACACCGCGCCCGTCTTCTCCGCGCTGGGCCTGCACTGGTTCGTCCCGTCGGAGCGGCTGAAGCGGACGCAGTGGTTGGGCATTGGCGTGGCCTTCGCGGGCATCGCGCTGGCCTTTGGCGGCGGCCTGCTTCGGGGCGGGTTCAGCCCTGAAATCCTCCGGGGCGACGCGATGGGACTGCTCGCGGGGCTGTCCTGGGGCGCCACCACCGTGGTGATTCGCGTCTCCGCGCTGTCGGATGCACCGCCCACGCAGACCCTGCTGTACCAGCTGGTGGGCGGCGTCGCGCTGCTGCTCCCCGTGGCCCTGCTCACCGGCCAGGCCGGCCCCATCACGATGGCCCCTGTCGCCTGGGCGAGCATCCTCTTCCAGGGCGTCATCGTGTGCTTCGCCAGCTACCTCGCCTGGTTCTGGCTCCTGCGCCGCTATCTCGCCTCCAACCTGTCGGTCTTCTCGTTCATGACGCCGCTGTTCGGCGTCAGCGCGGGCATCTACGTGCTGAATGAACAGGCGGACCTCTCCTTCGCGGTGGGCGCGGTGCTGGTCCTCACCGGCATCCTCATCGTGAGCGGAGCAGGCCTGCTGCGCTCCGCGTCCGCGTTGAAGCCGGGCGAGACTTGA
- a CDS encoding metallophosphoesterase, producing MRLLLVSDTHGHLDIIERLAKEARADAVLHAGDFGFYDRESADRIESRELFLRVVHSALPADVKQRAKKLKGDALRAFIRQELPLSDLAEWLPAGRGFSLPMFGIWGNHEDGAVVASLLSGRQRVPNLTLLGTATHGPFRFFGLGGNLLSERLGEDAPIDGGRGKIHATEKDLTALLDSARPRVPGEVRVLVTHVSPGKEPLVALLASALDVDLTVSGHMGSPYGCVWDDFAIRGPAEAEARLAAAAAALPEPLRERLPVPASEDGRARWYRGTFHVNLPDAPDGYAVAELQDGRLRLETVSAVPQPGYKARARARSGRPHGHVR from the coding sequence ATGCGCCTGTTGCTCGTCTCCGATACCCACGGCCACCTCGACATCATCGAGCGGCTCGCGAAGGAGGCCCGGGCCGACGCAGTCTTGCACGCGGGAGACTTCGGCTTCTATGACCGGGAGAGCGCGGACCGCATCGAGTCCCGCGAGCTCTTCCTGCGCGTGGTCCACTCGGCGCTCCCCGCGGACGTGAAGCAGCGGGCCAAGAAGCTGAAGGGCGACGCCCTCCGTGCCTTCATCCGCCAGGAGCTGCCCCTGTCGGACCTCGCGGAGTGGCTGCCGGCGGGGAGGGGCTTCTCCCTGCCCATGTTCGGCATCTGGGGCAATCACGAGGATGGCGCCGTCGTCGCCTCGCTCCTGTCGGGGCGCCAGCGCGTCCCGAACCTGACGCTGCTGGGAACGGCGACGCATGGACCGTTCCGCTTCTTCGGGCTCGGAGGGAACCTGCTCTCCGAGCGGCTCGGGGAGGACGCCCCCATCGACGGAGGCCGCGGGAAGATTCACGCGACGGAGAAGGACCTCACCGCGCTGCTGGACTCGGCGCGGCCCCGGGTGCCGGGAGAGGTCCGGGTGCTCGTGACGCACGTGAGCCCGGGAAAGGAGCCGCTGGTGGCGCTGCTCGCCTCGGCGCTGGACGTGGACCTCACGGTGTCCGGGCACATGGGCTCGCCCTATGGATGTGTCTGGGATGACTTCGCGATCCGCGGGCCCGCCGAAGCCGAGGCGCGCCTCGCCGCCGCCGCGGCCGCGCTTCCCGAGCCGCTGCGGGAACGGCTCCCCGTGCCCGCGTCGGAAGACGGCAGGGCCCGCTGGTACCGGGGCACCTTCCACGTGAACCTCCCGGATGCACCGGATGGCTACGCCGTCGCGGAACTTCAAGACGGGCGCCTGCGCTTGGAGACGGTCTCCGCCGTCCCACAGCCGGGGTATAAGGCCCGCGCTCGCGCGCGTTCCGGACGGCCCCATGGACACGTGCGCTGA
- a CDS encoding EamA family transporter — MTWWIYALASAGFAAMTAILAKVGVEGVPSTLATALRTVVVLAFAWTIALARGEGAALPTLGRRTLLFLALSGVATGLSWLAYFRALQLAPASRVAPIDKLSLALTLVLAWGLLGEPLSWKLVVGVGLMVCGALLTLG; from the coding sequence ATGACGTGGTGGATCTACGCCCTGGCCTCCGCGGGCTTCGCCGCGATGACCGCCATCCTTGCCAAGGTGGGCGTGGAGGGGGTGCCTTCCACGCTCGCCACCGCGCTGCGCACCGTGGTGGTGCTCGCCTTCGCCTGGACCATCGCGCTGGCCCGCGGCGAGGGGGCCGCCCTTCCCACGCTCGGCCGCCGCACGCTCCTCTTCCTCGCGCTCTCCGGAGTGGCCACGGGCCTGTCCTGGCTGGCCTACTTCCGGGCGCTCCAGCTCGCTCCCGCGTCGCGGGTGGCGCCCATCGACAAGCTCAGCCTGGCCCTCACGCTCGTGCTCGCGTGGGGCCTGCTGGGCGAGCCCCTGTCGTGGAAGCTCGTCGTCGGCGTGGGATTGATGGTCTGCGGCGCGCTGCTGACGCTGGGCTGA
- a CDS encoding response regulator transcription factor: MSILIVEDELRVRAFISRGLTEEGFRVRESADGVEAQELMRHERFALIILDWMLPGMSGLDVLRSLRAKQDVTPILMLTAKDAVADRIQALNAGADDYLIKPFAFDELLARIRAILRRVDNRATPLLTHADLTMDPTTRKVVRAGVEIPLTAREYALLQFLLEHAGEVLSRTRIVQAVWEHDFETFSNVVEVYIRYLRAKVDIPFPTKLIHTVRGVGYVLRSRA, encoded by the coding sequence GTGTCCATCCTCATCGTCGAAGACGAACTGCGGGTCCGCGCCTTCATCTCCCGGGGCCTCACCGAAGAGGGCTTCCGCGTGCGCGAAAGCGCGGACGGCGTCGAGGCCCAGGAGCTGATGCGCCACGAGCGCTTCGCCCTCATCATCCTGGACTGGATGCTGCCGGGAATGTCCGGACTGGACGTGCTCCGGTCGCTGCGCGCGAAGCAGGACGTGACCCCCATCCTCATGCTCACCGCGAAGGACGCGGTCGCGGACCGCATCCAGGCGCTCAATGCCGGCGCGGACGACTATCTCATCAAGCCCTTCGCCTTCGATGAGCTGCTGGCGCGCATCCGCGCCATCCTCCGCCGCGTCGACAACCGCGCCACGCCGCTGCTGACCCACGCGGACCTGACCATGGACCCCACCACCCGGAAGGTGGTCCGGGCCGGCGTGGAGATTCCGCTGACCGCCCGGGAGTACGCGCTGCTGCAATTCCTGCTCGAGCACGCGGGCGAGGTCCTGTCCCGGACCCGCATCGTGCAGGCCGTGTGGGAGCACGACTTCGAGACCTTCTCCAACGTCGTGGAGGTCTACATCCGCTATCTGCGGGCCAAGGTGGACATCCCCTTCCCCACCAAGCTCATCCACACCGTGCGCGGCGTGGGCTACGTGCTCCGGAGCCGCGCATGA
- a CDS encoding sensor histidine kinase KdpD, which produces MRRPRSLRAQLTFFFAGAVLGTTLLYGALVTVVLAASEFFQHAENPSLGLHEGIFDEALQALGAIVFSMPIVVVGSIVVGGALARRALAPLRDARDRVRAARASELDLSLPDRGTGDEWDTLAATLNELLSDARASLARIQSFTSDAAHELRTPLTIIMGETEVCLRRERTPEEYRRTLSIVLDETRQLSVLVDALLQLARADAGTQVITQEPVELHALARQSLQRTEQLLAARSRSLTLELTGAPTQARGDPVLLTHVLENLLSNACRYARERIRVELDSTPTGVLITVADDGKGVDAAFEARLFQRFARATPSRQGEGTGLGLAVSRTIAQAHGGTLDYARVDGESRFTLRLPRPEASAGPPPLAGHASADRTTA; this is translated from the coding sequence ATGAGGCGCCCGCGCTCGCTGCGCGCGCAGTTGACCTTCTTCTTCGCCGGCGCCGTCCTGGGCACGACCCTGCTCTACGGCGCGCTGGTGACGGTGGTGCTGGCCGCCAGCGAGTTCTTCCAGCACGCGGAGAACCCCAGCCTGGGGCTGCACGAGGGAATCTTCGACGAAGCGCTCCAGGCCCTGGGCGCCATCGTCTTCAGCATGCCCATCGTGGTGGTGGGGTCCATCGTGGTGGGCGGCGCGCTGGCCCGCAGGGCGCTGGCGCCGCTGCGGGATGCCCGCGACCGGGTCCGTGCCGCGCGGGCCTCGGAGCTGGACCTGAGCCTTCCCGACCGCGGGACCGGGGATGAGTGGGACACGCTGGCGGCGACCCTGAACGAGCTGCTCTCGGATGCCCGCGCGTCGCTCGCGCGCATCCAGTCCTTCACCTCCGACGCGGCGCACGAGCTGCGCACGCCGCTCACCATCATCATGGGCGAGACGGAGGTCTGCCTGCGGCGGGAGCGAACGCCGGAGGAGTACCGCCGCACGCTCTCCATCGTGCTCGACGAGACCCGTCAGCTCAGCGTCCTGGTGGACGCGCTGCTGCAACTGGCGCGCGCGGATGCCGGCACCCAGGTCATCACCCAGGAGCCCGTGGAGCTGCATGCCCTGGCGCGCCAGTCCCTCCAGCGCACGGAGCAGCTCCTGGCGGCGCGGTCCCGGAGCCTGACGCTGGAGCTGACGGGCGCCCCCACGCAGGCCCGGGGCGATCCGGTCCTGTTGACGCACGTGCTGGAGAACCTGCTCTCCAATGCGTGCCGCTACGCCCGCGAGCGCATCCGGGTGGAGCTGGACTCGACTCCCACCGGCGTCCTCATCACCGTGGCGGATGACGGCAAGGGGGTGGACGCCGCCTTCGAGGCCCGGCTCTTCCAGCGCTTCGCCCGCGCGACTCCATCACGGCAGGGCGAGGGCACCGGCCTGGGGCTCGCGGTGTCGAGGACCATCGCCCAGGCGCATGGCGGCACGCTCGACTACGCGCGGGTCGATGGCGAGAGCCGCTTCACCTTGCGCCTCCCGAGACCGGAGGCGTCTGCCGGGCCACCGCCTCTGGCCGGGCATGCCAGCGCTGACAGGACCACAGCCTGA
- a CDS encoding glycosyltransferase family 39 protein, giving the protein MPSTSGAASWRRGWSWGLGATGVLVLVRLLYSEQVELAPQEAYYWQYTRHLDLSYLDHPPMCAWWMALSVRLLGSSQLALRLPAILSSAALGGLLFSLGKRLYSPAVGVLTAVAANATVLFGLGAVVMTPDVPLVLFWAAALRVLCELVLPDGQGPGRLGWRWYLLGLLCGCGLLSKYTAALLPLQVLGTALVTRRGREALRTAHPYAACLVMLAVFSPVLLWNHEHAWASFAFQTTGRAHTVDGFHAFLVGRYLGLQALAVGPLLYVALWVAAGVLVRQAWRGDDRARLLAFASVPGLALFTLVSPLHWVKMNWVAPAYLGVMVAAAAGAWALREHRAVRGYAALSVGVGAVLMIGMYLMPLCPWIPFRERDNLVSGWRELANAVQLHRAAAGTPAPMVVGWGYKTASELAWYLPDRPETQSDSALGGDGLAYGFWLDRVRPGADALIVSDLRQPLRDAEVRLTEYCASVRELPSVTVHRGEQPVTTFRLWSCQRWHARPEAVARQTPPVSGGAR; this is encoded by the coding sequence ATGCCAAGCACATCCGGAGCCGCCTCCTGGCGCCGTGGGTGGTCATGGGGCCTGGGCGCGACCGGGGTGCTCGTGCTCGTGCGGCTGCTCTACTCGGAGCAGGTGGAGCTGGCGCCGCAGGAAGCCTACTACTGGCAATACACGCGCCACCTGGACCTGTCCTATCTGGACCATCCTCCCATGTGCGCCTGGTGGATGGCTTTGTCCGTCCGCCTCCTGGGCAGCTCGCAGCTTGCCTTGCGCCTGCCCGCCATCCTGTCCTCGGCGGCACTCGGGGGCCTCCTCTTTTCACTCGGCAAACGGTTGTACTCGCCCGCGGTCGGGGTGCTGACGGCGGTCGCCGCGAACGCCACGGTCCTCTTCGGCCTGGGGGCGGTGGTGATGACGCCGGACGTCCCGCTCGTGCTCTTCTGGGCCGCCGCGCTGCGTGTGCTCTGCGAACTGGTGCTGCCGGATGGACAGGGCCCCGGGCGCCTGGGCTGGCGCTGGTACCTGCTGGGCCTGCTCTGTGGCTGTGGATTGCTGTCGAAGTACACCGCCGCGCTGCTACCGCTCCAGGTGCTCGGGACGGCGCTGGTGACACGGCGGGGCCGCGAGGCCCTGCGCACCGCGCATCCCTACGCCGCCTGCCTCGTCATGCTCGCGGTGTTCTCACCGGTGCTGCTCTGGAACCACGAGCATGCGTGGGCCTCCTTCGCGTTCCAGACCACGGGCCGTGCCCACACGGTGGATGGCTTTCATGCCTTCCTCGTGGGGCGCTACCTGGGCCTGCAGGCGCTGGCCGTGGGGCCGCTGCTCTACGTGGCGCTGTGGGTGGCGGCGGGCGTCCTCGTTCGCCAGGCCTGGCGGGGGGATGACCGTGCCCGGCTGCTGGCATTCGCCAGCGTGCCGGGACTCGCCCTGTTCACCCTCGTGAGTCCCCTGCACTGGGTGAAGATGAACTGGGTGGCCCCCGCCTACCTGGGCGTGATGGTGGCCGCCGCCGCGGGCGCGTGGGCATTGCGTGAGCACCGGGCCGTGCGTGGCTACGCGGCGCTGAGCGTGGGCGTGGGCGCGGTGCTGATGATCGGCATGTACCTGATGCCGCTCTGCCCCTGGATTCCCTTCCGCGAGCGCGACAACCTGGTGAGCGGCTGGCGCGAGCTGGCCAATGCCGTGCAACTCCACCGCGCGGCGGCCGGTACGCCCGCGCCAATGGTGGTGGGGTGGGGCTACAAGACGGCCAGCGAGCTGGCCTGGTATCTGCCCGACCGCCCGGAGACCCAGTCCGACTCCGCGCTGGGCGGCGACGGGCTGGCGTATGGCTTCTGGCTGGACCGGGTGCGCCCCGGCGCGGACGCCCTCATCGTGTCGGACCTGCGCCAGCCGCTGCGCGACGCGGAGGTGCGGCTGACGGAGTATTGCGCGTCGGTGCGCGAGCTGCCCTCCGTGACGGTGCACCGAGGCGAGCAGCCGGTGACGACCTTCAGGCTGTGGTCCTGTCAGCGCTGGCATGCCCGGCCAGAGGCGGTGGCCCGGCAGACGCCTCCGGTCTCGGGAGGCGCAAGGTGA
- a CDS encoding M28 family peptidase → MTSRAKPFVLLALLASLSASAQAPSSPLAPISPTTGLVLRDDVVRALIQESSGDRIHDGVQRLSLLARDSLDGYSEAAAWMKSAAEAAGLQDVRLEAMKDGPQWRATRGELWVAGPHRYQVTSYADLPMSLAAGSGSFEGTDLDLVDVGMGTQDSDYAGKDVKGKVVLTQGPFSATLRNAVVKYGAVGLVSSYSTPPWDAPHRMDGDFPEQVGWAGVPRSLFPQGMRMPFLFMVSDRRGRELRTQLREGPVKVDVSVATQAPTGHLSIVSGVIPGTHAGEEVVLTAHLDHYKPGANDNASGSATLLELVRTYTALIRRGVLPPPVRTLRVLWLPEFEGTREWFAHHGAEPVRRVAQFNFDMLGASLTRSHSRFLVSYTPDWNGSFVNAVSESTVDFMNRFNSVAYPPRKDFRIGSVTGSRDPLDAHMDRYSRGSDHQIFNDYGIPGVAYSTWPDDGYHTSGDRPENVDPTQLHRTVFAGLAGVTVAAWAEGPGALELSRLVAVHGAKRVAEDEFRARRDLAAKPDAEVPGFARLARAAVRAGYQRERDALRSCLPLGAPAEPVKGLVRALENAEEQALARLEADGKARKVSLKEPAPSEAERRARAFTPRRVKGQELASFDDVERGAAPESKARVDTVKSAMNTAATALRERGESELRFYQLADALASYADGKRSVADIRDAAYAEYGYVFPVEALLELFGLLEQGGIMTRGR, encoded by the coding sequence ATGACCTCTCGCGCAAAGCCCTTCGTCCTCCTCGCGCTGCTCGCCTCGCTCAGCGCCTCCGCCCAGGCTCCGTCGTCCCCGCTGGCCCCCATCTCCCCCACCACCGGCCTGGTGCTCCGGGACGATGTGGTGCGCGCCCTCATCCAGGAGAGCTCGGGGGACCGCATCCATGATGGCGTGCAGCGCCTGTCCCTCCTCGCGCGAGACAGCCTCGATGGCTATTCGGAGGCGGCCGCCTGGATGAAGTCCGCCGCCGAGGCCGCGGGGCTCCAGGACGTCCGGTTGGAGGCGATGAAGGACGGTCCCCAGTGGCGGGCCACGCGCGGCGAGCTGTGGGTGGCCGGTCCCCACCGCTACCAGGTGACGTCCTACGCGGATCTGCCCATGTCGCTGGCGGCGGGCAGCGGCAGCTTCGAGGGCACGGACCTGGACCTGGTCGACGTGGGCATGGGCACCCAGGACTCCGACTACGCAGGCAAGGACGTCAAGGGCAAGGTGGTGCTCACCCAGGGGCCGTTCTCGGCCACGCTGCGCAACGCCGTGGTGAAGTACGGCGCCGTGGGCCTGGTGTCGTCCTACTCGACACCGCCCTGGGACGCGCCCCACCGCATGGACGGCGACTTTCCGGAGCAGGTGGGCTGGGCCGGCGTCCCCCGGAGCCTCTTCCCGCAGGGCATGCGGATGCCCTTCCTGTTCATGGTGTCGGACCGGCGGGGGCGGGAGCTGCGCACCCAGCTGCGGGAGGGCCCGGTGAAGGTGGACGTGAGCGTCGCCACGCAGGCGCCCACGGGGCATCTCAGCATCGTCAGCGGCGTCATCCCCGGGACGCACGCGGGCGAGGAGGTCGTCCTCACCGCCCACCTGGACCATTACAAGCCCGGAGCCAACGACAACGCGTCCGGCTCCGCCACGTTGTTGGAGCTGGTGCGCACGTACACCGCGCTCATCCGGCGGGGCGTGCTGCCGCCGCCGGTGCGCACCCTGCGCGTGCTGTGGCTGCCGGAGTTCGAGGGCACCCGCGAGTGGTTCGCCCACCACGGCGCTGAGCCGGTGCGGCGGGTGGCGCAGTTCAACTTCGACATGCTCGGCGCCAGCCTGACCCGCTCCCACTCCCGCTTCCTGGTTTCGTACACGCCGGACTGGAACGGCAGCTTCGTGAACGCCGTGTCCGAGTCCACGGTGGACTTCATGAACCGCTTCAACAGCGTGGCCTACCCGCCGAGGAAGGATTTCCGCATCGGCTCGGTCACCGGCTCGAGGGATCCGCTGGACGCGCACATGGACCGCTACAGCCGGGGCTCGGATCACCAGATCTTCAACGACTACGGCATCCCCGGCGTCGCCTACTCCACGTGGCCGGACGACGGCTACCACACCAGCGGCGACCGGCCGGAGAACGTGGACCCCACCCAACTGCACCGGACCGTCTTCGCGGGCCTCGCAGGCGTCACCGTCGCGGCGTGGGCCGAGGGGCCGGGTGCCCTGGAGCTTTCGCGCCTGGTGGCGGTGCACGGCGCGAAGCGCGTGGCCGAGGACGAGTTCCGGGCACGCCGCGACCTGGCCGCGAAGCCCGACGCGGAGGTTCCCGGCTTCGCCCGCCTGGCACGCGCGGCAGTGCGCGCCGGCTACCAGCGTGAGCGCGACGCCCTGCGCTCCTGTCTGCCATTGGGCGCGCCCGCCGAGCCGGTGAAGGGGCTGGTCCGGGCCCTGGAGAACGCCGAGGAGCAGGCCCTGGCGCGCCTGGAAGCGGACGGCAAGGCGCGCAAAGTGTCCCTGAAGGAGCCCGCCCCGAGCGAGGCCGAGCGTCGCGCGCGGGCCTTCACTCCGCGTCGCGTGAAGGGCCAGGAGCTCGCGTCGTTCGACGACGTGGAGCGCGGTGCCGCCCCCGAATCCAAGGCCCGCGTGGACACCGTGAAGAGCGCCATGAACACCGCGGCCACGGCCCTGCGGGAGCGGGGCGAGAGCGAGCTGCGCTTCTACCAACTGGCGGATGCGCTCGCGAGCTACGCCGACGGCAAGCGCTCCGTGGCCGACATCCGCGACGCGGCCTATGCCGAGTACGGCTATGTCTTTCCCGTGGAGGCCCTGCTGGAGCTGTTCGGGCTGCTGGAGCAGGGCGGCATCATGACGCGCGGGCGATAG